From one Amycolatopsis sp. FDAARGOS 1241 genomic stretch:
- a CDS encoding sodium:solute symporter, protein MTYLIALVVSVGSIAVGALLAARGRRVDVTEWAVGGRRFGSYLFWFVLAGETFTTFALLGASQTVYADGAPGYYVLGTVVLTSAIGYWVVPRIWRAGNRHGLLTEGDYFTSRFDAPWLGAVLALFGIVGLLLYSEVQLTGLALILRTLFGDGMSNTWYVIIAGAAVAAFVLAGGMRSVAFGSVVKDLLLLVVLLVIAVTAANAAQVDGWGGIFDAVARKHPSAATLPGTAGGTSTNTWWWMSFLLLTPIGAFVLPHSFQVSYTARDIGTIRRNQIVQPLYSLFYILIIVIALAALLAQPGLKGADANGSLLLFVRDHSPGWLVGLLAGAGILVALVPTGVLLLTCGSLFTRNVYPLLRKEPGDREQLRVSRIAVVVLAVLAVAVTATQNSALVNVMVNVYNAIGQLAPALFLSLLWRRITALGALCGVIVGTAGIVLPPLNAALLSLCPPGTVIGLPALVLNTVVTVLVSLVTRAPGPAAIAVGLPSETVDTATPKPVSEPG, encoded by the coding sequence ATGACGTACCTCATCGCACTGGTGGTCAGCGTCGGCTCCATCGCGGTCGGCGCCCTGCTCGCGGCCCGCGGCAGGCGGGTCGACGTCACGGAGTGGGCGGTCGGTGGCCGCCGCTTCGGCAGCTACCTGTTCTGGTTCGTGCTCGCGGGCGAAACCTTCACCACCTTCGCCCTGCTGGGCGCGTCGCAGACGGTTTACGCCGACGGCGCGCCGGGTTACTACGTGCTCGGCACGGTCGTGCTCACGTCGGCCATCGGCTACTGGGTGGTGCCCAGGATCTGGCGCGCCGGCAACCGGCACGGCCTGCTCACCGAGGGCGACTACTTCACCAGCCGCTTCGACGCGCCGTGGCTGGGCGCGGTGCTGGCACTGTTCGGCATCGTCGGGCTGCTGTTGTACTCGGAGGTGCAGCTCACCGGGCTGGCCCTGATCTTGCGCACCCTGTTCGGCGACGGCATGTCCAACACCTGGTACGTGATCATCGCCGGCGCCGCGGTCGCCGCGTTCGTGCTGGCCGGCGGGATGCGCAGCGTCGCGTTCGGCTCGGTGGTCAAGGACCTGCTGCTGCTCGTCGTGCTGCTGGTGATCGCGGTGACGGCGGCCAATGCGGCGCAAGTGGACGGTTGGGGCGGCATCTTCGACGCGGTGGCGCGGAAACACCCGTCGGCGGCGACACTGCCGGGCACGGCCGGCGGAACCTCGACCAACACCTGGTGGTGGATGAGCTTCCTGCTGCTCACGCCGATCGGCGCGTTCGTGCTGCCGCATTCCTTCCAGGTCTCCTACACGGCCAGGGACATCGGCACGATCCGACGCAACCAGATCGTGCAGCCGCTGTACTCCCTGTTCTACATCCTGATCATCGTGATCGCGCTGGCCGCGCTGCTCGCCCAACCGGGCCTGAAGGGCGCGGACGCCAACGGCTCGCTGCTGCTGTTCGTGCGGGACCACTCCCCCGGCTGGCTGGTCGGCCTGCTGGCCGGCGCCGGCATCCTGGTCGCGCTCGTGCCGACCGGCGTGCTCCTGCTGACCTGCGGCAGCCTGTTCACCCGCAACGTCTACCCGTTGCTGCGCAAGGAGCCCGGCGACCGCGAACAGCTGCGGGTGAGCCGGATCGCCGTCGTCGTGCTCGCCGTGCTGGCCGTGGCCGTCACCGCGACGCAGAACAGCGCGCTGGTCAACGTCATGGTCAACGTGTACAACGCGATCGGCCAGCTCGCGCCGGCCTTGTTCCTGTCGCTGCTGTGGCGGCGGATCACCGCGCTCGGCGCGCTGTGCGGGGTGATCGTGGGCACCGCCGGCATCGTCCTCCCGCCGTTGAACGCGGCGCTGCTGTCGCTGTGCCCGCCCGGCACCGTGATCGGGCTGCCCGCGCTCGTGCTCAACACCGTGGTGACCGTGCTCGTCAGTCTGGTCACCCGGGCGCCGGGCCCGGCCGCGATTGCCGTCGGCCTGCCCTCCGAGACCGTCGACACGGCGACGCCGAAGCCCGTCAGCGAGCCCGGTTGA
- a CDS encoding SRPBCC family protein: protein MPRPYASGVVAAPVDKVWTHVRAFGDLPAFLTAIGQCQIVEGTDGQVGAVRRLTLATGGDPFDERLLALDDPTHTLTYTFTGANPFGVRRYTSTLRLSPITDTGDTFVEWWAEYDADASQEEQLNHTFAHDVYATGIDGLRQLLA from the coding sequence ATGCCGCGTCCCTACGCCAGCGGAGTCGTCGCCGCACCCGTCGACAAGGTCTGGACCCACGTCCGCGCCTTCGGCGACCTACCCGCCTTCCTCACCGCCATCGGACAATGCCAGATCGTCGAAGGCACCGACGGACAAGTCGGCGCCGTCCGCAGGCTCACCCTCGCCACCGGCGGCGACCCCTTCGACGAACGACTACTCGCCCTCGACGACCCCACCCACACCCTCACCTACACCTTCACCGGCGCAAACCCCTTCGGCGTACGCCGCTACACCTCCACACTCCGCCTCAGCCCCATCACCGACACCGGAGACACCTTCGTCGAATGGTGGGCCGAATACGACGCCGACGCCAGCCAAGAAGAACAACTCAACCACACCTTCGCCCACGACGTATACGCCACCGGCATCGACGGCCTCCGACAACTACTCGCCTAG
- a CDS encoding helix-turn-helix domain-containing protein, which yields MVGSRIRELRAARGLTVTELARRAEVSTGLISQVERELADPSLVTVRKIAKALDVPLFSLFEESETDDVAVVRRHTRMQIQSPGGILYSRISAGRGRLEVLQGTLAPGTASADEPWSHPSEECAVVIAGKLVVEVAATERALDVGDSCYFNSRLPHRYVNPHRKPAEFIISITPPSY from the coding sequence GTGGTAGGCAGCAGGATTCGAGAACTGCGGGCGGCGCGTGGCCTGACGGTCACCGAGCTGGCCCGGCGCGCCGAGGTGTCCACCGGGCTGATCAGCCAGGTGGAGCGGGAGCTCGCGGACCCGAGCCTGGTCACCGTCCGCAAGATCGCCAAGGCACTCGACGTGCCGTTGTTCAGCCTGTTCGAGGAGTCCGAGACCGACGACGTCGCCGTGGTGCGCCGGCACACCCGCATGCAGATCCAGTCACCCGGCGGGATCCTGTACTCCCGCATCTCGGCCGGCCGCGGTCGGCTGGAAGTGCTGCAGGGCACGCTCGCCCCGGGCACGGCGTCGGCAGACGAACCGTGGTCACATCCCAGTGAAGAGTGCGCAGTGGTGATCGCGGGCAAGCTCGTGGTCGAGGTGGCCGCCACCGAACGCGCACTCGACGTCGGCGACAGCTGCTACTTCAACTCGCGCCTGCCGCACCGTTACGTCAATCCCCACCGCAAACCGGCCGAGTTCATCATCTCGATCACCCCGCCCAGCTACTGA
- a CDS encoding IS630 family transposase, translated as MPSPKLDPVVLSDEERSVLTGWARRRKTAQALALRARIVLRCAEGGSIGEVAGDVGVSRNTVSKWRSRFAEDRLEGLSDEPRPGRPRLITDERVDAVITKTLEETPGQDTHWSTRSMASATGMSQSAISRIWRAFGLKPHAIETWKLSTDPQFVDKVRDVVGLYMSPPENALVLAVDEKSQMQAIDRTAPILPIMPTTPARMTHDYVRHGTTSLFAAFDISSGSVIAQHYRRHRHQEFLRFLKLIDAAVPKDLDLHLVLDNYATHKTPKVKEWLIRHPRFHLHFTPTSSSWLNLVERWFAELTNRKLRRSAHRSVTELERDVRCWINEWNADPKPFVWTKPADQILETLSAYCQLINDSRH; from the coding sequence ATGCCGAGCCCGAAGCTTGACCCCGTGGTGCTCTCTGATGAGGAACGGTCGGTGTTGACCGGGTGGGCGCGTCGCCGCAAGACCGCGCAGGCGCTGGCGTTGCGAGCCCGGATTGTGTTGCGCTGCGCCGAGGGCGGGTCGATCGGCGAGGTCGCCGGGGATGTGGGTGTCTCACGGAACACGGTGTCGAAATGGCGGTCGCGGTTTGCCGAAGACCGGCTGGAGGGTTTGTCGGATGAGCCTCGCCCTGGCCGGCCGCGCCTGATCACTGACGAGCGGGTGGACGCGGTGATCACCAAGACGCTGGAGGAAACGCCGGGCCAGGACACGCACTGGTCGACTCGCTCGATGGCCTCGGCCACGGGGATGTCGCAGTCAGCGATCTCGCGGATCTGGCGGGCATTCGGGCTCAAACCGCACGCGATCGAGACCTGGAAACTGTCCACGGACCCGCAATTCGTGGACAAGGTCCGCGATGTCGTCGGCCTCTACATGAGCCCACCCGAGAACGCGCTGGTCCTCGCGGTCGACGAGAAATCCCAGATGCAGGCGATCGATCGCACCGCACCGATTCTGCCGATCATGCCCACCACCCCGGCACGGATGACCCACGACTACGTCCGGCACGGCACCACCAGCCTGTTCGCCGCCTTCGACATCTCCAGCGGCTCGGTGATCGCACAGCACTACCGTCGACATCGCCATCAGGAGTTCCTGCGGTTCCTGAAGCTGATCGATGCCGCGGTCCCGAAAGACCTGGACCTGCATCTGGTGCTGGACAACTACGCCACCCACAAGACACCCAAGGTCAAGGAATGGCTGATCCGGCACCCGCGGTTCCACCTGCACTTCACACCGACCAGCAGTTCCTGGCTGAACCTGGTCGAACGATGGTTCGCCGAACTGACCAACCGCAAGCTGCGCCGCTCAGCCCATCGCAGCGTCACCGAACTCGAACGCGACGTCCGGTGCTGGATCAACGAATGGAACGCCGACCCGAAACCGTTCGTCTGGACCAAGCCAGCCGACCAGATCCTGGAAACCCTCTCCGCATACTGCCAACTAATTAACGACTCACGACACTAG
- a CDS encoding pyridoxamine 5'-phosphate oxidase family protein, whose protein sequence is MNLLFRRPPGSTMTELRPLTPRECIDLLSTQPVGRLVFSENAVPAIRPVNFLVHEGNIIVRCSRTGSIAKLVDEVVAFEVDSIDPVNRTGWSVVVLGKANSITEIDELVTLAEPRHRPWPGGERSHFLRIPMETINGRMFRVSEAGSTRSCGLGSQE, encoded by the coding sequence GTGAACCTGCTGTTCCGCCGACCACCGGGATCGACGATGACCGAGTTGCGCCCCTTGACCCCACGGGAATGCATCGACCTGCTGTCGACCCAGCCGGTGGGCAGGCTGGTGTTTTCCGAGAACGCGGTGCCCGCCATCCGACCGGTCAACTTCCTGGTGCACGAGGGAAACATCATCGTCCGGTGCAGCCGCACCGGGTCGATCGCCAAGCTCGTCGACGAAGTGGTCGCGTTCGAGGTCGACAGCATCGACCCCGTCAACCGCACCGGATGGAGTGTTGTCGTACTCGGCAAGGCGAACTCGATCACCGAAATCGACGAGCTGGTGACGCTGGCCGAACCCCGCCACCGGCCATGGCCCGGTGGAGAACGCTCACACTTCCTGCGGATCCCGATGGAAACCATCAACGGGCGAATGTTCCGGGTGTCGGAAGCCGGTTCCACTCGTTCCTGCGGGCTGGGAAGTCAGGAATAG
- a CDS encoding nitrate/nitrite transporter, giving the protein MLYLGHGASSLTGYLVGGFFLGLGGTTFAIGVPFVNSWYPPRRRGLALGIFGVGMVGTAISAFSTVQLAKAFGSSFPFDLVAGLLVGYAVLAFVVVRDRPGRQRAAGTFLGRLGSAVRIGATGQLAALYAVAFGGFVAFSVYLPTYLVTSFGLDRGDAALRTAGFVVLAVAMRPVGGWLSDRADPVKILVAAFTVVGVLALAAAFELPLMPVGTLLFLGIAGALGAGTGAVFALLARLVAPGEVGAVTGVVGAAGGLGGFFPPLVMGVVFGATGSYRLGFVLLAATAAAAAALTATVVRRRAAHPAVEHALPDTPPQTG; this is encoded by the coding sequence GTGCTCTACCTCGGGCACGGCGCCAGTTCGCTGACCGGCTACCTCGTCGGCGGCTTCTTCCTCGGCCTCGGCGGCACCACCTTCGCGATCGGCGTCCCGTTCGTGAACTCGTGGTACCCACCGCGACGCCGCGGGCTGGCCCTCGGGATCTTCGGCGTGGGGATGGTCGGGACCGCCATCTCGGCGTTCTCCACCGTTCAGCTGGCCAAAGCCTTCGGAAGCAGCTTTCCGTTCGACCTGGTCGCCGGCCTGCTCGTGGGGTACGCCGTGCTCGCGTTCGTCGTGGTGCGGGACCGCCCGGGTCGCCAGCGTGCCGCCGGGACTTTCCTCGGCAGGCTGGGTTCTGCCGTGCGAATTGGGGCGACCGGCCAGCTCGCCGCTCTTTACGCGGTGGCGTTCGGGGGGTTCGTCGCGTTCAGCGTCTACCTGCCCACCTACCTCGTCACCTCGTTCGGTCTCGACCGTGGGGACGCAGCTCTGCGCACCGCCGGCTTCGTAGTGCTCGCCGTCGCGATGCGGCCGGTCGGCGGCTGGCTGTCCGACCGCGCCGATCCGGTGAAGATCCTCGTCGCGGCCTTCACCGTGGTCGGTGTCCTGGCGCTCGCCGCCGCGTTCGAACTACCACTGATGCCCGTCGGCACGCTGCTCTTCCTCGGCATCGCCGGCGCCCTCGGCGCCGGAACCGGTGCGGTGTTCGCGCTCTTGGCGCGATTGGTCGCACCGGGCGAGGTCGGTGCCGTGACCGGAGTCGTCGGAGCGGCCGGTGGCCTGGGCGGCTTCTTCCCACCTCTGGTCATGGGCGTGGTCTTCGGCGCCACGGGCTCCTACCGGCTCGGCTTCGTGTTGCTAGCCGCCACCGCGGCCGCGGCCGCAGCTCTCACGGCGACCGTCGTCCGCCGGCGAGCGGCGCATCCGGCCGTCGAACACGCCTTGCCGGACACGCCGCCGCAGACCGGGTAA
- a CDS encoding DUF3311 domain-containing protein has product MQALSEQPPIRRRRRHRLLLLVPFVWCIAAVPWAGAVQYAFGHVPFLLVWMVAGVIVGSAAIGGVYLIDRRHGVLDQP; this is encoded by the coding sequence GTGCAGGCACTGTCCGAGCAACCACCGATCCGTCGCCGCCGCCGGCACCGGCTTCTGCTCTTGGTGCCCTTCGTGTGGTGCATCGCCGCGGTGCCGTGGGCCGGCGCGGTGCAATACGCCTTCGGCCACGTGCCGTTCCTGCTGGTGTGGATGGTGGCCGGAGTGATCGTCGGAAGCGCCGCCATCGGCGGCGTCTACCTCATCGACCGCCGTCACGGCGTCCTCGATCAGCCGTAG
- a CDS encoding transcriptional regulator, giving the protein MAGFDQLLLDPTRLAIVSLLAAAEWAEFGFVRDSVKVTDSALSKQVTTLPKNDYVEVRKGYVGKRPLTWLSLTATGRATLAEHISALQAIAEKARADGALHSRDGQAR; this is encoded by the coding sequence GTGGCCGGCTTCGACCAGCTCCTGCTGGATCCGACGAGACTGGCCATCGTCTCGCTGCTCGCCGCCGCGGAATGGGCCGAGTTCGGATTCGTCCGGGACTCGGTGAAGGTCACCGACTCGGCACTGTCCAAACAGGTGACGACACTGCCCAAGAACGACTACGTCGAAGTCCGCAAAGGCTACGTCGGCAAGCGCCCCCTCACCTGGCTCAGCCTCACCGCCACCGGCCGCGCCACCCTCGCCGAGCACATCTCCGCCCTCCAGGCCATTGCCGAGAAGGCTCGTGCGGACGGCGCCCTTCATTCCCGTGACGGGCAGGCCCGATGA